In a genomic window of Glycine max cultivar Williams 82 chromosome 13, Glycine_max_v4.0, whole genome shotgun sequence:
- the LOC100814175 gene encoding LOB domain-containing protein 41: MRMSCNGCRVLRKGCSEDCSIRPCLQWIKNPESQANATVFLAKFYGRAGLMNLINAGPENLRPAIFRSLLYEACGRIVNPIYGSVGLLWSGSWQLCQAAVEAVLKGEPITPITSEAAANGRAPPLKAYDIRHVSKDQNSANETPKTKTRSRFKRTSGTLIKPKASKGTGFVPVEPEMANRTASHESGLSHLSEATAMVEGESKESESVVSMDTSNLIHEEPEWVAKTSDGTGESGNEIGLELTLGFEPVSRLHHVVPMKKRKIIELKSCGDSAEKDSCKMELGLEYPA; the protein is encoded by the exons ATGCGAATGAGTTGTAACGGATGTCGTGTTTTGCGCAAAGGGTGTAGCGAAGATTGTAGCATAAGACCGTGTTTGCAATGGATCAAGAACCCGGAGTCGCAAGCTAATGCCACTGTGTTTCTTGCTAAGTTCTATGGCCGTGCTGGCCTCATGAACCTCATCAACGCTGGTCCTGAAAACCTTCGTCCTG CTATTTTTCGATCCTTGTTATACGAGGCATGCGGTCGAATTGTTAACCCAATTTACGGGTCAGTGGGTTTGTTATGGTCCGGGAGCTGGCAGCTCTGTCAAGCCGCTGTGGAAGCCGTTTTGAAAGGTGAGCCGATCACGCCGATAACATCCGAAGCCGCGGCTAATGGGCGGGCCCCACCTCTCAAGGCCTACGACATACGCCACGTGTCAAAAGACCAGAACTCGGCAAATGAAACTCCAAAGACCAAGACCCGGTCCCGGTTCAAGCGAACCAGCGGCACGCTTATTAAACCGAAGGCCAGCAAAGGAACCGGGTTCGTTCCGGTTGAGCCGGAGATGGCGAACCGGACTGCGAGTCATGAGTCGGGGCTGAGCCACTTGTCGGAAGCCACGGCGATGGTGGAGGGGGAAAGCAAAGAGAGCGAAAGCGTGGTGTCGATGGATACCTCAAACCTAATTCACGAAGAACCGGAGTGGGTTGCGAAGACGAGTGATGGAACCGGTGAGAGCGGCAACGAAATTGGTTTGGAATTAACGCTCGGGTTCGAACCGGTTTCACGTTTGCATCACGTGGTTCCGATGAAGAAGAGAAAGATAATTGAGTTGAAGAGTTGTGGTGACTCGGCTGAGAAAGACTCGTGTAAGATGGAGCTGGGGCTTGAGTACCCGGCTTGA